Proteins co-encoded in one Nematostella vectensis chromosome 15, jaNemVect1.1, whole genome shotgun sequence genomic window:
- the LOC5508279 gene encoding trichohyalin: MENMELDNSLSGFKISGLSDKKGLMQSTSVGRRSSYEQIACSNARNRETDTKQGNGERLTSDTEGIRVKETGVEQRNSESVAIEIDSVRLPEEKLQVNDEQIVVDIAKIQVTGIGQVNTKEKIIAESAGVQETSIKQGICERITNYTDTSSLRLEKGEAQVKKGVSIAGLGETELTLLEDGENAESETKESKISRSPISISVPVKVGDEKTKGYVYNVLKKEISNNSESDYSVINRSKTIPLLKKGNFHITKFPKRSWRAIMTSKKDGFLELKTSTPQEDREDEEGRRQNENQREGKMAKHTRRLSIARLQAQLKLRTQKFENKRLNLPGFGEDRNELSDEQTSISLSDYDAFSRRPSALPSPVRHASIDSQSSNVPFMTEDLFKYYERKNLGQQKEIKKKFRASIAEAKKTLLEARILAQEQTAAKRFEEASRKHRSLQRLRAARRDEESTSPGAEIKSQKHVLRTQRFKQETLTAEMSKKNQQEMREVRKVQSEMDRAKAKRLQTLIKLQTNVHELVKTEASTVDPNIKVKLRKRKDSERIERYEVECLISELRCLNLHDYAKHLLQTLRNKDEMEVNLREELRNERKRMADLAKKQKQEEQERLREEERQRKLQEKERLAREKREREEEEKKRRKEEAVKRREHNMKFWDSYTESVLATEITRSFTFSFLPALKQNKKKDKEEARELPARLKTVESRYMQSRHHNK, encoded by the exons ATGGAGAACATGGAATTAGATAATAGTTTATCAGGATTTAAAATAAGTGGATTGTCTGATAAAAAAGGCCTCATGCAAAGCACATCAGTGGGTAGGAGGAGTAGTTATGAACAGATAGCGTGTAGCAACGCTAGAAATCGAGAGACGGACACCAAGCAAGGCAATGGTGAACGACTAACAAGTGATACGGAAGGTATAAGAGTTAAAGAGACGGGTGTTGAGCAACGTAATAGTGAAAGTGTAGCAATCGAAATTGATAGTGTAAGACTTCCAGAAGAGAAGCTGCAAGTCAATGATGAGCAGATAGTGGTTGACATCGCTAAAATTCAAGTAACGGGCATCGGGCAAGTAAACACTAAAGAAAAAATTATTGCTGAAAGTGCTGGAGTTCAAGAGACGTCCATTAAGCAAGGTATATGTGAAAGAATTACAAATTATACTGATACTTCTAGCCTCCGATTAGAGAAAGGCGAAGCACAAGTTAAAAAAGGGGTTTCTATAGCAGGGCTTGGTGAGACCGAGTTAACGTTACTAGAAGACGGGGAGAACGCTGAATCAGAAACTAAGGAATCTAAAATTTCTAGAAGTCCGATAAGTATATCTGTTCCTGTAAAAGTCGGAGATGAAAAAACAAAGGGATATGTTTACAacgttttaaaaaaagaaataagcaATAATTCAGAAAGTGACTACAGTGTCATCAATAGAAGTAAAACGATACCATTGCTGAAGAAAGGCAATTTCCATATTACAAAATTTCCTAAAAGATCCTGGCGAGCTATAATGACAAGTAAAAAGGATGGTTTTTTAGAGCTAAAGACCTCAACACCTCAAGAGGATAGGGAAGACGAGGAGGGCAGGCGACAGAATGAGAATCAAAGGGAAGGCAAAATGGCAAAACACACACGGAGATTATCCATTGCAAGGCTGCAAGCGCAATTGAAACTTCGAACACAGAAGTTTGAAAATAAAAGACTAAATTTGCCGGGTTTTGGAGAGGACAGAAATGAGCTATCCGATGAGCAAACATCGATATCACTTAGTGACTACGACGCGTTCTCACGAAGGCCGTCGGCATTACCTTCACCGGTGCGCCATGCGTCAATAGACAGTCAAAGCTCCAATGTACCCTTCATGACGGAGGACTTATTTAAATATTACGAGCGCAAAAACTTGGGCCAACAGaaagagataaagaaaaaattccGTGCGAGCATAGCAGAAGCCAAGAAGACGTTACTTGAAGCAAGGATCCTGGCCCAAGAACAGACAGCAGCGAAGAGATTCGAGGAAGCTTCCAGAAAACATCGAAGTCTCCAGCGATTACGTGCAGCCAGGAGAGACGAAGAGTCCACCTCACCAGGAGCGGAGATTAAATCCCAAAAACATGTCCTCCGGACACAGAGGTTCAAGCAGGAGACACTTACAGCTGAGATGAGCAAGAAGAATCAACAGGAGATGCGTGAGGTTCGTAAGGTCCAGTCGGAGATGGATAGAGCCAAAGCCAAGCGATTACAGACGCTGATCAAGCTACAGACTAATGTGCACGAGCTGGTCAAGACCGAGGCGTCTACTGTCGACCCAAACATCAAG GTAAAGCTTCGAAAGAGAAAAGACTCAGAGCGCATCGAAAGATACGAGGTGGAATGTCTAATCTCTGAGCTCAGATGTCTCAATCTTCACGACTACGCCAAACATCTATTACAAACGCTACGGAACAAGGATGAGATGGAGGTTAACCTGAGGGAGGAACTGAGAAACGAGCGGAAGCGAATGGCGGACTTGGCAAAAAAACAGAAGCAGGAGGAGCAAGAAAGGCTAAGAGAGGAGGAGAGGCAGAGAAAGCTGCAGGAGAAAGAGCGGCTTGCTAGAGAGAAGCGAGAAAG GgaggaagaagaaaagaaaagaagaaaggaAGAGGCGGTCAAGCGTAGAGAACACAATATGAAGTTCTGGGATAGTTACACCGAATCCGTCCTGGCGACGGAGATAACTCGATCATTCACCTTCTCATTCCTCCCTGCCCTCAAACAGAACAAAAAGAAAGATAAGGAGGAAGCCCGTGAACTACCTGCGCGCTTAAAAACCGTCGAGTCTAGGTATATGCAATCACGACATCATAACAAATAA
- the LOC5508273 gene encoding uncharacterized methyltransferase-like C25B8.10, with product MAAASQEFQVQSKWDVNLYEKGRPRYTRESVEYLLKQLGVFDRDHAKPMTILELGAGTGLFTRGILKTLDDHYITNTRVIASDPLESMCDLFKQLLPEVKMLHCVAEKIDLADESVDVVISAQAFHYFANNQALAEIHRVLVPRGRFGVIWNSRDFSVPWVCEIQAVIDPYFKSANTPNNLDNKWKRLLESSSLFGTLHGSDDHLHNSQEGTEDDIVCAIMCMSAISQCSERERKNIEARIRRILNDNPELKGLTHYKLPYITPLYWCEKQ from the coding sequence atggcggctgccTCCCAGGAATTTCAAGTCCAGTCTAAATGGGACGTCAATTTGTACGAGAAAGGCCGACCAAGATACACCCGTGAGAGTGTGGAGTACTTACTAAAGCAGCTAGGTGTTTTCGACAGGGATCATGCCAAACCGATGACAATTTTGGAGTTAGGGGCGGGGACAGGCCTTTTTACACGTGGGATTTTGAAGACTTTGGACGACCATTATATCACCAATACTCGTGTCATAGCGAGCGATCCTCTCGAATCTATGTGCGATCTATTCAAGCAGTTATTACCTGAAGTCAAAATGCTACATTGCGTTGCTGAAAAGATTGATCTAGCAGACGAAAGTGTTGATGTGGTTATTTCAGCCCAGGCATTTCACTATTTCGCAAACAATCAAGCATTGGCCGAAATCCACCGTGTACTGGTCCCTAGGGGAAGATTTGGCGTGATATGGAATTCACGTGATTTTTCTGTCCCATGGGTTTGTGAAATACAAGCTGTAATTGATCCATACTTCAAGAGTGCCAACACCCCTAATAACCTGGACAATAAATGGAAAAGACTTCTTGAGTCCAGTTCTTTGTTTGGTACTTTACATGGTAGTGATGACCATCTACATAATTCCCAGGAAGGAACAGAGGACGACATTGTTTGTGCCATAATGTGCATGAGTGCTATATCACAATGCagtgagagagagagaaagaatATAGAAGCAAGGATTCGTCGTATTTTGAATGATAACCCTGAGCTAAAAGGGTTAACACACTACAAGCTTCCCTATATCACTCCTCTCTATTGGTGTGAGAAACAGTAA